Proteins from a single region of Scylla paramamosain isolate STU-SP2022 chromosome 13, ASM3559412v1, whole genome shotgun sequence:
- the LOC135106283 gene encoding oxalate:formate antiporter-like, which produces MMCPAWRVGGVCAIVGGILIHLTLGNLYSFGNMMTYMVSYMHQRVDPTITYANILWVNSITTMSQGFFMVLGGLLEKQAGPQLTCLLGCSILSSGIILTRYTVDVSLFAVLLTYGLLSGLGISLAYTTPLSCGMQWFPGHKGLVNGLIVAGFGLGALGSTTLQTMYLNPENKPPQSDGYFVEASILNRVPSVFVLLGVIFLVMQVVGCFLLKKPPQNMVHCQQESEGLLAEEVTSDEQELHINTPNITPSSSTTSFTTTTSPCSNLKPREVIKHRIFWMLWLIYFFNTIAIGYINAMGKSFGQTFIKDDHFLAVMVSMAAVFNAGGRVVWGRLMDITSFRVAMRMVTSILTFLFATMPLTVYLGKGGFTIWLWAIFFTFSGTFVLMPTAVEKAFGADHYSANYGLLFTSQTVSGPLIALGNQLLLTAFGFTGCFEVVAVIIFLSICMTFLIPEGI; this is translated from the exons ATGATGTGTCCAGCATGGAGAGTTGGGGGAGTGTGTGCCATTGTAGGTGGCATCCTTATCCACCTCACCCTGGGCAACCTCTACAGCTTCG GTAACATGATGACCTACATGGTGTCCTACATGCACCAGAGGGTTGATCCCACCATCACTTATGCCAACATCCTGTGGGTcaactccatcaccaccatgtcTCAGGGTTTCTTCATGGTGTTGGGCGGCCTACTGGAAAAGCAGGCTGGACCTCAATTGACATGTCTCCTGGGCTGCTCTAtcctcag CTCAGGAATAATTCTGACGCGCTATACAGTTGACGTGTCACTGTTTGCAGTACTCCTGACATATGGGCTGCTGTCAGGACTAGGAATTTCCTTAGCATATACTACTCCCCTGTCTTGTGGAATGCAG TGGTTCCCAGGACACAAGGGTCTGGTGAATGGCCTGATAGTTGCTGGCTTTGGTCTGGGTGCACTTGGCTCCACCACTCTTCAGACCATGTATCTCAATCCTGAAAACAAGCCTCCTCAGAGTGATGG ATATTTTGTGGAGGCAAGCATCCTCAACCGAGTGCCAAGTGTGTTTGTCCTGCTGGGTGTCATCTTCCTAGTGATGCAGGTTGTGGGCTGCTTCCTGCTTAAGAAGCCTCCTCAAAACATG GTCCATTGCCAGCAAGAGAGTGAAGGCCTCCTGGCAGAGGAAGTGACATCTGATGAGCAGGAGCTGCACATCAACACTCCTAATattactccctcttcctccactaccagcttcactaccaccacaagccCTTGCTCAA ACCTGAAGCCACGAGAGGTGATCAAGCACAGAATATTTTGGATGCTGTGGCTGATATACTTCTTCAACACCATTGCTATTGGCTACATCAATGCCATGGGCAAGAGCTTTGGTCAAACCTTCATCAAGGATGACCACTTCCTGGCTGTGATGGTGTCTATGGCAGCTGTCTTCAATGCTGGGGGTCGAGTTGTGTGGGGCCGCCTCATGGACATCACCTCCTTCAGG GTTGCCATGCGTATGGTGACCAGCATTTTGACATTCCTGTTTGCCACCATGCCACTCACAGTCTACTTGGGCAAGGGAGGCTTCACCATCTGGCTGTGGGCAATATTCTTCACCTTCTCTGGAACATTTGTCCTCATGCCCACTGCTGTAGAAAAGGCATTCGGAGCTGATCATTACTCTGCCAACTATggtcttctcttcacctcccag ACTGTATCTGGACCTTTGATTGCACTGGGCAACCAGTTGCTGCTTACAGCATTTGGCTTCACTGGATGCTTTGAGGTGGTGGCTGTCATCATCTTCCTGA